In Ignavibacteriales bacterium, a single genomic region encodes these proteins:
- a CDS encoding T9SS type A sorting domain-containing protein yields MTASFRHIVFFLLCVIAGGRSFAQLTTVYVDAANGSDVYTGANPANSPAGTGPKSTIHAALGTIANNGTLVILAGIYAGDGVDTDGSPSIITDNADIDISSAKYPRLTSGLTIELRSLGTNNEIRIQVDAGSVLAANGALINHAADDYIPSFIVNIPGGTVRITSATGTEYLNLAAQHTSGTPTSGIILKAGDLGFSDSSLVRLKNNSAIALYGTSTFTDKVPAKQANLSLSYFGDGTFTAGPESRYGNYGSGVLLVNKTAGSGVTFTAPMSFAGVIIPTGGIVGLVPNKAITVSSGSAVFENAISLGSIGSSTAPATVSDILLTGTGSATFNGTVSLVVGGGAVFADYSLSSIENQGSGTLQFNAPVTWSAAWNAAGLPLSSLTFGTGSGTALARNASGGTIRFGSSVTLATNTIGAQTGDAYFSVIVENDGGGTLSFDQGIAAPNTPGAISGNRNFTVHALNVSTGTMNISGQIRGKLSNTGASGGVININGPTTVSLLLENTSGKRIALGTNTLTLARIVGPPFLNDGNGGTTTPLTVNHNTSGGLITGTIGTLLMSHGLGIATFNGGTFSSLTCDGIGGTTQLLSNGFNIDNLLVTGGTLNIGVNSLVNQSVSLSNGLLTLADGTTLQTGGFAQTGGTSVIGSGAGGSLKVTGDFTRSGGEFNANNGSTIEIGGLRPLTFAPGSSFQVYDIIFNNPGSSVSLVQSARVSHLLTVSSGTTLNLSSSDLIINGDNATVNNAGIMTGENGSLVFGGAATAQGGRSIPGAVLNSTGPGLYTSLRIDVGSGNRVRGSGTIRFSRLLDMTSGAFEITSGDISPSAATARVVRNVVASPGIIASGGAFNSLGISYDLEYTGTLNSTIAPGVDLTPSVRNWLVNVNADPNLDGDSDITTGTRYYVQIPGTADYNFDGTLTIGPSAAVRLGSGPGVASLLLSASNATHTVRGILTTSDVQDQIVVSGSNVTIAGSTASAEPALLGNTTISSTSCTIKNIQGLAGNLTTNPGSSLVLGMGSSTSSSSKLASEQIIAGAVTLNGSSFTLASNLEVQAGVVFSSGLFNFDIFNLALSTSGNFVQNSGAAGYNSAGGYLVMNRANSSLTIGNSIGTALPNLRVLSNIILAAPGRINGNLDIGTPASAGIPVVRLGSAGNDLTLAGSAITLSSDGTGNAAAILSDGTSNGTAGGKLVIVSQSSTIIANSDFSIEELTYNPEGGTGTLSFVSTSGSPRTFTISEMLTQMAGDINLGANHLVLLGTGSNVGVRSFNRTSGSILATSGEVRFEGGALQRFSPGNGLVFPNLKINNSIGVSSSSPAQAFVVSRSLDLARGALTVDQGALQMADGSTIIRRQSGALLSSAPAFGNSVNISYLIDPANGSLTTSSEVPVQGTIVQRLRINNPSLSAGSAGVILGRSMSIRDTLFLEAGALVKGQNEVTVGNGGTILMGGGSFDTTGTRSGAPAVSSYNLVYRTGTTVASTDRDFQAGNGIRILSLSVLSSADSKPTVFVLHANRSVGDVTINSEGGGLALGPAGSLASRTFEISGNVIVRAGAFLSSTGRASLIDLAGTAKQSITVPPSGLLLTGGTSSINLRLNNPAGFVLQGGNLAFGPSAVLFFVKGILQTSDNALVLSQTSGGQGFDRSGVVKPSLSYVQGRVRHNVVGGAGSPTVYPNGRYEFPVGTSSTYRPLSIVFGTSYPAIIATTIDVEQQDGNPGGSSGLPLDGGSGIRIGNYPSFSWVVTTGANGFASNQRYDLEVQSPDPGLQSVRTQDLRLIHRLEAGGASNPWSLQGGGSSYFGNEMVTSGQGDTTYVVRAAFSLGTVTIQGQRLTLGVPTKPPVFVKSLADTTIAEGQSLEFTFGADPKDLGETIAFSLISSPSGASIDGATGLFKWRPSFGQAGSYSIVVSAFDGQFLIVSSATVTVRRVNRPPVFTSVLRDTTIRDTRDTLRFTYAATDPEGDAVLFTLVSGPPGLTLTNAGLLRWAATSQQANQSYLVKVMVSDGVQSDSTSALVTVTRNRSRGDVDGDGLITANDASLVLRHVVGLIVLTDPGALFAADASRDGTITPFDASLILQAAAGLIVIPTFSIQTAPPGIAPPASADAQSSTATLAWSLTRDPKTPAEVHISLNVSSSKADIFAVQWNIQGDLTTCPVNGVLPTLPEGWQMIHNSTDRELRIVAIGTTPISTRQLATVTLKFAGGAERVTLAGNGWLNERTQTLSALEVSSVPVSFALEQNYPNPFNPGTTVKFRVPEKSPVQIVIYNLQGQRIRTLVDAVLEPGSFNTTWDGRSDTGELVSSGIYICRMVARSFVSTQKMMLVR; encoded by the coding sequence ATGACAGCATCCTTCCGACATATCGTATTCTTTCTCCTGTGCGTGATCGCCGGCGGCCGTTCCTTCGCCCAGCTGACCACCGTATATGTCGACGCCGCAAACGGCTCTGACGTCTATACAGGCGCCAATCCCGCGAATTCTCCTGCCGGGACAGGTCCAAAATCCACCATCCATGCAGCACTGGGCACTATCGCTAACAACGGCACGCTGGTCATCCTGGCGGGCATCTACGCAGGCGATGGTGTTGACACGGACGGGTCGCCCTCTATTATTACAGACAATGCCGACATCGATATCAGCTCGGCAAAGTATCCCCGCCTGACGTCCGGATTGACCATTGAACTTCGCTCTCTCGGAACGAACAACGAAATCAGAATTCAGGTCGACGCCGGGTCTGTTCTCGCGGCAAACGGCGCGTTGATCAACCACGCGGCAGACGATTACATCCCAAGCTTCATTGTCAATATCCCCGGTGGAACCGTTCGGATTACCTCCGCCACGGGTACTGAATACCTCAACCTCGCTGCACAACATACGAGCGGCACTCCGACATCGGGCATCATCCTCAAAGCAGGCGACCTTGGATTCTCCGATAGCTCGCTGGTCCGCCTGAAGAACAATTCCGCGATAGCCCTCTACGGCACTTCAACCTTCACAGACAAGGTGCCTGCGAAACAGGCGAACCTCAGCCTTAGTTATTTTGGGGACGGGACATTCACGGCCGGTCCGGAGTCGCGCTACGGGAATTATGGCTCTGGGGTTCTGCTTGTCAACAAGACCGCGGGGTCAGGAGTGACATTCACGGCTCCGATGTCATTTGCCGGGGTTATCATCCCCACCGGTGGCATCGTTGGCCTCGTGCCGAACAAGGCGATCACTGTTTCCTCCGGCTCGGCGGTTTTTGAAAACGCCATTTCTCTGGGAAGTATAGGCTCATCGACTGCTCCGGCGACCGTGTCTGACATTCTCCTCACCGGTACAGGCTCTGCTACGTTCAACGGCACGGTTTCGCTCGTCGTTGGAGGGGGGGCTGTGTTCGCCGACTATTCTCTCTCTTCCATCGAGAACCAGGGGAGTGGTACCCTCCAGTTCAACGCTCCCGTCACATGGAGTGCTGCCTGGAATGCGGCCGGGTTGCCTCTCTCAAGCCTCACATTTGGGACGGGCTCGGGGACAGCGCTTGCCCGCAACGCGTCGGGCGGGACGATTCGTTTCGGCTCTTCGGTTACGCTGGCAACGAACACAATCGGCGCCCAAACGGGTGACGCATATTTCTCGGTCATCGTCGAGAACGATGGCGGCGGCACACTGTCATTTGACCAGGGCATCGCCGCGCCGAACACGCCGGGTGCGATCTCAGGAAACAGGAACTTCACTGTCCACGCGCTGAATGTCTCGACCGGAACAATGAACATCTCCGGGCAGATCCGGGGCAAACTCTCGAACACGGGAGCCTCGGGCGGGGTTATCAACATCAATGGCCCCACGACTGTCAGTCTCCTTCTGGAGAACACATCGGGGAAGAGAATTGCGCTTGGAACCAACACGCTTACACTCGCCCGGATTGTCGGGCCGCCGTTCCTGAATGATGGCAACGGAGGAACGACTACTCCGCTTACTGTGAACCACAACACGAGCGGTGGGTTGATCACAGGAACCATCGGCACGCTTCTCATGAGCCATGGATTGGGCATTGCCACATTCAATGGCGGTACATTCAGCAGCCTCACCTGCGATGGCATCGGGGGAACCACACAGCTTCTCAGTAATGGTTTCAACATCGACAACCTTCTTGTGACAGGGGGGACGCTCAACATCGGGGTCAACTCGCTCGTGAATCAGTCTGTGTCACTCAGCAATGGGCTCCTCACGCTCGCGGACGGAACGACGCTTCAAACAGGAGGGTTTGCTCAGACCGGCGGAACTTCCGTCATCGGCTCAGGTGCAGGCGGCAGCCTGAAAGTCACCGGGGACTTCACGAGGAGCGGCGGAGAATTCAACGCGAACAACGGATCCACAATCGAAATAGGGGGACTGCGTCCGCTCACGTTTGCCCCGGGATCATCGTTCCAGGTCTACGACATTATTTTCAACAATCCAGGAAGCTCAGTTTCGCTCGTTCAGTCGGCCCGCGTGTCGCATCTCCTTACAGTAAGTTCTGGCACAACTCTGAATCTCTCGTCTAGCGACCTGATCATCAACGGAGACAATGCAACCGTCAACAACGCCGGGATCATGACCGGCGAAAATGGATCATTGGTATTTGGCGGCGCAGCAACTGCTCAGGGGGGGAGATCAATCCCGGGGGCTGTTCTCAACTCGACGGGGCCGGGCCTCTATACTTCTCTCCGTATTGATGTTGGTTCTGGCAACAGGGTGCGGGGGAGCGGGACCATTCGTTTTTCCCGGCTGCTTGACATGACGTCAGGAGCGTTCGAGATTACATCCGGCGACATTTCTCCGTCGGCTGCCACTGCCCGTGTGGTGCGCAATGTTGTCGCCTCGCCGGGCATCATCGCGTCGGGGGGTGCTTTCAATTCTCTCGGCATTTCCTACGACCTCGAGTATACCGGAACGCTTAACTCGACTATTGCGCCCGGAGTGGACCTGACCCCGAGCGTGCGCAACTGGCTTGTCAACGTGAATGCCGACCCGAACCTTGACGGCGACAGCGACATCACGACCGGCACACGATACTATGTTCAGATTCCAGGAACGGCAGACTATAATTTTGACGGCACACTGACGATTGGTCCCTCGGCTGCAGTCCGGCTCGGATCGGGTCCGGGAGTCGCATCGCTACTCTTGAGCGCCTCAAACGCAACCCACACCGTGAGGGGAATTCTCACCACCTCAGACGTGCAAGACCAGATCGTCGTGTCAGGATCGAATGTGACGATTGCTGGAAGCACGGCATCGGCGGAGCCTGCTCTCCTGGGGAATACTACCATCTCTTCCACTTCCTGCACCATCAAGAACATCCAAGGCCTCGCTGGCAACCTGACGACAAATCCCGGAAGTTCTTTGGTCCTCGGTATGGGCTCGTCGACGAGTTCGTCAAGCAAGCTCGCCTCTGAGCAGATTATCGCCGGGGCTGTGACACTCAATGGTTCAAGCTTCACGCTTGCCAGCAACCTGGAAGTGCAAGCTGGTGTGGTGTTTAGCTCCGGCCTCTTCAATTTTGACATATTCAATTTGGCTCTCTCTACATCGGGCAATTTCGTGCAGAATTCAGGTGCAGCCGGATACAACTCAGCCGGCGGATACCTGGTTATGAATAGAGCGAATTCCTCTTTGACCATCGGCAACTCGATCGGCACCGCACTGCCGAATCTCCGTGTTCTGTCAAACATCATATTGGCCGCCCCGGGCAGGATCAACGGCAATCTCGATATCGGAACACCGGCGTCTGCCGGGATACCGGTTGTTCGCCTCGGATCTGCTGGCAACGACCTCACGTTGGCAGGCTCAGCCATCACGCTGTCATCTGATGGCACAGGAAACGCAGCAGCGATACTTTCCGATGGCACGTCGAACGGCACGGCAGGCGGCAAACTCGTCATCGTCAGTCAATCTTCGACCATCATCGCGAACTCCGATTTCAGCATCGAGGAACTGACCTACAATCCGGAGGGCGGAACCGGGACGCTCAGTTTTGTTTCCACGAGCGGTTCCCCGCGCACATTTACCATCAGCGAAATGCTGACGCAGATGGCAGGGGACATCAACCTCGGAGCCAATCATCTTGTGTTGCTTGGTACTGGCTCCAATGTGGGTGTCCGCTCATTCAACAGGACTTCAGGTTCCATACTCGCGACCTCAGGAGAAGTCCGTTTTGAAGGAGGAGCGTTGCAGCGATTCTCCCCCGGCAACGGCCTTGTGTTTCCGAATCTGAAGATCAACAACAGCATTGGCGTCTCAAGCAGCTCACCCGCACAGGCATTCGTGGTTTCCCGATCGCTCGACCTGGCAAGGGGAGCCCTCACCGTTGATCAGGGAGCCCTTCAGATGGCAGACGGCTCAACGATTATCAGGCGGCAATCAGGGGCGCTCCTGAGCTCAGCACCTGCTTTCGGTAACAGTGTCAATATCTCCTATCTCATCGATCCCGCGAACGGTAGTCTCACAACTTCGAGCGAAGTGCCGGTCCAGGGCACGATAGTTCAGCGATTGAGAATCAACAATCCCAGCCTTTCCGCAGGTTCAGCGGGCGTGATCCTTGGCCGCAGCATGAGTATTCGCGACACCCTGTTCCTCGAGGCTGGAGCGCTGGTCAAAGGCCAGAACGAAGTAACTGTTGGCAACGGCGGAACCATCCTCATGGGCGGTGGCAGTTTCGATACAACGGGGACCCGTTCCGGGGCTCCTGCGGTTTCGTCATACAATCTTGTGTACCGCACAGGCACGACCGTCGCGAGCACGGACCGGGACTTCCAGGCCGGCAACGGAATCCGAATCCTGAGCTTGTCCGTCCTTTCTTCGGCGGACAGCAAGCCAACAGTATTTGTGCTGCACGCGAATCGCTCGGTTGGGGATGTTACGATCAACTCTGAGGGGGGGGGATTGGCTCTTGGCCCCGCCGGGTCGCTGGCATCGCGGACGTTCGAGATCAGCGGAAACGTGATCGTGAGAGCCGGCGCGTTCCTCAGTTCAACCGGCAGAGCATCTCTGATAGATCTCGCAGGCACCGCGAAGCAGAGTATCACCGTCCCGCCGTCGGGGCTCCTGCTGACGGGAGGAACATCGTCCATCAACCTCCGCCTCAACAACCCGGCCGGTTTTGTGCTTCAGGGAGGTAACCTCGCGTTTGGCCCGAGTGCGGTTCTGTTCTTCGTCAAAGGTATCCTGCAGACGTCAGACAACGCGCTCGTTCTTTCCCAGACATCGGGCGGTCAGGGATTTGATCGATCCGGGGTTGTTAAGCCGTCTTTGAGCTATGTGCAGGGGAGAGTCAGACACAACGTTGTAGGCGGAGCTGGCAGTCCGACTGTCTATCCGAATGGGAGGTACGAATTCCCCGTGGGGACATCCTCGACGTATCGGCCACTGTCCATAGTATTTGGGACATCATACCCCGCTATCATAGCAACGACGATCGATGTGGAGCAGCAGGATGGGAATCCGGGCGGGTCATCCGGGCTTCCGTTGGACGGGGGAAGTGGGATCCGCATCGGCAACTATCCTTCCTTCTCGTGGGTCGTCACCACGGGGGCCAATGGATTTGCCTCGAACCAGCGTTACGACCTCGAAGTCCAGTCGCCCGATCCTGGTCTCCAATCTGTCCGCACACAGGATCTCCGTCTCATTCATCGGCTCGAAGCTGGGGGCGCAAGCAACCCCTGGTCGCTGCAGGGAGGCGGTTCGAGTTACTTCGGCAATGAAATGGTCACATCCGGTCAGGGTGATACCACGTACGTGGTACGGGCTGCGTTTTCTCTCGGCACTGTTACGATTCAGGGGCAGCGATTGACGCTTGGCGTTCCCACGAAGCCCCCTGTCTTTGTCAAATCTCTGGCTGATACGACGATCGCTGAAGGGCAAAGCCTCGAATTCACATTCGGCGCCGACCCGAAAGATCTTGGCGAGACGATCGCATTCAGCCTCATCAGCTCGCCGTCAGGCGCTTCGATCGATGGAGCCACGGGGCTCTTCAAGTGGCGCCCAAGCTTCGGTCAGGCGGGATCCTATTCCATTGTCGTGTCTGCATTCGACGGACAATTCCTTATCGTTTCGTCTGCCACGGTGACCGTGCGGCGCGTGAACCGTCCACCGGTTTTCACAAGTGTTTTGCGCGATACGACGATTCGCGACACGCGTGACACGCTCCGATTCACCTACGCTGCAACTGATCCCGAGGGGGATGCGGTGCTCTTCACACTCGTCAGCGGTCCCCCCGGCCTGACGTTGACCAATGCCGGTCTCCTCCGATGGGCCGCGACTTCGCAGCAGGCAAACCAGTCGTATCTTGTGAAAGTGATGGTTAGTGACGGGGTCCAAAGTGACAGCACAAGCGCCTTGGTGACCGTGACACGCAACCGGTCGCGCGGAGACGTGGACGGCGATGGGCTCATCACGGCGAACGATGCATCCCTTGTCCTTCGCCATGTCGTTGGATTGATTGTTCTGACCGATCCTGGCGCTCTCTTCGCAGCCGATGCGTCGCGTGACGGTACGATCACCCCGTTTGATGCGTCGTTGATTCTGCAAGCGGCGGCAGGATTGATCGTCATCCCGACGTTCTCGATCCAGACTGCTCCCCCCGGGATAGCGCCTCCGGCTTCTGCGGATGCGCAGAGCTCGACGGCAACGCTCGCCTGGTCTTTGACCCGTGACCCGAAGACTCCTGCGGAAGTTCACATCTCGCTGAACGTTTCATCCTCGAAGGCCGACATATTCGCCGTCCAGTGGAATATTCAGGGTGATCTCACAACGTGCCCGGTTAATGGAGTTCTCCCGACACTCCCCGAGGGTTGGCAGATGATTCATAACTCGACTGACCGCGAACTCAGAATTGTTGCAATCGGGACGACTCCCATATCAACGCGCCAGCTTGCGACTGTTACGCTGAAATTCGCGGGCGGCGCAGAACGGGTGACGCTGGCAGGCAACGGGTGGTTGAATGAAAGAACTCAGACTCTGAGCGCTCTGGAGGTCAGCTCCGTTCCGGTTTCATTTGCACTCGAGCAGAACTATCCGAACCCGTTCAATCCGGGGACGACGGTGAAGTTCAGGGTGCCGGAGAAGAGCCCCGTACAGATCGTCATCTACAACCTGCAGGGACAGAGAATCCGAACGCTCGTGGATGCCGTGCTTGAGCCAGGCTCATTCAATACGACCTGGGATGGCCGGAGTGATACAGGGGAATTGGTGTCATCCGGTATCTATATTTGCCGAATGGTGGCTCGGTCGTTTGTATCAACTCAGAAAATGATGCTCGTTCGCTAG
- a CDS encoding T9SS type A sorting domain-containing protein produces the protein MRKLTTVGLLLLVFVGLAMGQVTLSLPTQTAANGTALALPVQVTGFNHVGSFSLTISFDKNVLTYTGTANQPTFGIFNGTPAATANTNGTVSISWFNVSPALNIGSGTLLNLLFTYKSGTSALTFTSTTPSSITDSLGTNLTATYTNGSVSGLPSTISLARVVGDPGDIFVPVTGANLKGLGSISLRIAYDTSKVTFVGLTNPALPFNAGTPSAGIVALSWFSTTPFSLNSGKLTDLKFTLKKDSTDLTIQGTSQVTDSVGNNVSITYVSGKIVKTPAPPVGLTLGSVRGVPGKDVSVPVSVVQMNNIGSISLKVTYDQTKLTFKQISNFAGSGFVTNASNGVLSFAWFGTSFLNIGTGKLMDVVFTYAGGSSVVGFNAAQSQVSDGVGSNLSVTFTNGSVDQDNVPKFTVIAAKSVAQVDTLSFSVLATDADAGDALTYTTGTLPARATFNATTKTFSWNPSLSTTPGVYNVMFYVADPVGGMDSLTVPITVTASNRKPSFVNKLADATATEGVALAFTYTATDPDANTTLTYTLVSAPAGATITSAGVFAFTPTAASPRLSAITAVVSDGSLTDTAKAVITVNHKPVFVAKTPATLTTASQNNIVAFTARGKDVDGGVLQYTWKVNNVVVKGPGTDSTYSTRFTDAHGAAKNVVAIYKTAAGLGDSTSATWSFTITDVATDPDGIPKEFALGQNYPNPFNPSTTIRYDLPKEAPVTLEVYNVLGVRVRTLLAGETVSAGRHTMMWDGRDDNGNVAPSGVYLYRVNANDFHASKKMTLVK, from the coding sequence ATGCGAAAACTTACGACAGTAGGATTGTTACTGTTGGTATTCGTGGGATTGGCGATGGGTCAGGTTACATTGAGCTTACCTACTCAGACGGCCGCTAACGGGACTGCGCTTGCGCTACCTGTTCAGGTGACGGGGTTCAACCACGTTGGCTCCTTTAGCTTGACAATTAGCTTCGACAAGAACGTTCTGACATACACCGGGACTGCGAATCAGCCCACCTTTGGTATTTTCAACGGAACACCGGCCGCAACGGCTAATACCAACGGCACTGTGAGCATCTCCTGGTTCAACGTCAGCCCTGCTCTGAATATTGGTAGCGGCACGCTTCTCAACCTCCTCTTTACATATAAGAGCGGGACGAGTGCGCTGACGTTCACCAGTACGACTCCGAGCAGTATCACGGATTCCCTCGGTACCAATCTTACAGCAACGTATACAAATGGGTCGGTCTCCGGACTCCCATCAACGATCAGTTTGGCCAGGGTTGTCGGTGATCCGGGTGATATCTTTGTCCCGGTTACCGGTGCAAACCTGAAAGGTCTTGGGTCTATTTCGCTCAGGATCGCATATGATACGTCAAAAGTCACGTTTGTCGGCCTGACGAATCCGGCGCTCCCGTTCAACGCGGGAACACCCTCTGCAGGTATCGTGGCGCTGTCATGGTTCAGCACAACACCATTCAGCCTCAACTCCGGCAAGCTGACTGATCTTAAGTTCACATTGAAAAAGGACTCTACGGATCTCACGATCCAGGGAACGAGCCAGGTCACCGATTCCGTTGGCAATAACGTATCCATCACGTATGTCAGCGGCAAAATCGTGAAGACTCCGGCTCCTCCGGTTGGATTAACGTTGGGTTCGGTACGCGGCGTTCCAGGCAAGGATGTTTCAGTCCCGGTAAGCGTCGTGCAAATGAACAACATTGGATCAATTTCGCTGAAAGTCACTTATGATCAAACGAAGCTGACGTTCAAGCAAATCTCCAATTTCGCCGGCAGCGGTTTTGTCACGAACGCCTCCAATGGCGTGTTGTCGTTTGCGTGGTTTGGGACTTCTTTCCTGAATATCGGTACCGGAAAGCTGATGGACGTGGTGTTCACGTATGCTGGCGGCTCGTCTGTGGTTGGCTTCAATGCAGCCCAATCCCAGGTATCCGATGGCGTTGGATCAAATCTGTCAGTGACATTCACAAATGGCTCGGTGGATCAGGATAACGTTCCGAAGTTCACTGTCATTGCAGCGAAGTCAGTTGCACAGGTTGATACACTCAGCTTCAGCGTTCTCGCAACGGATGCGGACGCAGGCGATGCCCTGACCTACACGACTGGGACTCTGCCGGCACGCGCGACGTTCAACGCGACAACGAAGACCTTCAGCTGGAATCCATCACTCTCTACCACACCCGGAGTCTACAACGTGATGTTCTATGTTGCTGACCCTGTGGGTGGAATGGATAGTCTTACAGTACCCATCACAGTCACTGCATCGAATCGGAAACCTTCGTTTGTCAACAAGCTGGCAGACGCCACTGCAACGGAAGGTGTTGCGTTGGCATTTACCTACACAGCGACCGATCCGGATGCCAACACGACGCTCACGTACACCCTGGTCAGTGCACCGGCCGGAGCGACGATAACGTCTGCTGGTGTCTTCGCATTTACGCCGACCGCTGCATCGCCGAGGCTGAGTGCGATTACCGCAGTAGTCAGTGACGGTTCACTCACAGATACGGCAAAAGCTGTGATCACGGTCAATCACAAGCCGGTGTTTGTTGCAAAGACGCCTGCAACGTTGACGACTGCTTCCCAGAATAACATCGTAGCATTTACCGCCCGCGGCAAAGATGTCGATGGCGGAGTGCTGCAGTATACCTGGAAAGTCAACAACGTCGTTGTGAAGGGCCCGGGCACGGACAGCACGTACAGCACCAGATTCACCGATGCACACGGCGCTGCCAAGAACGTCGTCGCCATCTACAAGACTGCAGCTGGCCTCGGCGACTCGACAAGCGCAACGTGGAGCTTCACCATCACGGATGTTGCAACTGATCCCGATGGTATCCCGAAGGAGTTTGCGCTCGGACAGAACTACCCGAACCCGTTCAATCCATCGACGACCATTCGGTATGATCTTCCGAAGGAAGCCCCTGTGACGCTGGAAGTCTACAACGTCCTGGGCGTCCGTGTTCGCACACTTCTGGCCGGTGAAACAGTCAGTGCCGGACGTCATACGATGATGTGGGATGGTCGCGACGATAACGGCAATGTAGCGCCGTCCGGCGTGTATCTCTACCGCGTCAACGCCAATGACTTCCACGCATCGAAGAAAATGACACTGGTGAAGTAA